In a genomic window of Vicia villosa cultivar HV-30 ecotype Madison, WI unplaced genomic scaffold, Vvil1.0 ctg.001112F_1_1_1, whole genome shotgun sequence:
- the LOC131633330 gene encoding uncharacterized protein LOC131633330, with amino-acid sequence MPRDAKEQRGPAGRFNDYTPLIASRERILAECKSTEFKNSNVRPPKPNTTRLGTDMSKYCKYHKSHGHLTDECIHLKDAIETLIKEGRLSKYTKKGETSRREGQGNSDGDNSLEDGPLQVALSVTRPEDFLPSVGVTTTLSPWEGFPTAMVIFNGGDPGSLTIRSIKRKFDELINANSDLGPTLQKFKGKSELITFYLEELPGGAPNATTPLLVRARMTNFDVRRILIDEGSSVDIMYSHLFKTLKLDDSHLTPYVGSDLQGFNGTTTKLWGYVELIVTFGEGEASRQVKTRFLVIDCKTLFNYIIGRPTLAELTAVPSTVDLKMKFYTKRG; translated from the coding sequence ATGCCCCGCGACGCAAAGGAGCAAAGAGGACCAGCTGGCCGTTTCAATGACTACACCCCACTGATCGCTTCACGCGAGCGCATTCTGGCCGAGTGCAAAAGCACAGAGTTCAAAAACTCTAACGTCCGGCCCCCAAAGCCAAACACCACCAGACTGGGGACCGACATgtccaaatactgcaagtaccacaagagtcatGGGCATCTAACCGACGAGTGTATACACCTGAAAGATGCCATCGAGACCCTGATTAAAGAAGGACGTCTCTCTAAATACACAAAGAAGGGAGAGACTTCCCGGAGAGAAGGGCAAGGGAATTCGGACGGGGATAATTCACTAGAGGACGGACCACTACAGGTTGCTCTATCCGTCACCCGACCAGAGGATTTCCTACCATCCGTCGGGGTGACCACCACTCTAAGCCCGTGGGAGGGATTCCCGACCGCCATGGTCATCTTCAACGGAGGAGACCCAGGCTCTCTCACAATCAGATCGATAAAGAGGAAGTTTGACGAGCTAATCAACGCCAACTCAGACCTCGGCCCaaccctccagaagttcaaagGGAAATCAGAGCTGATAACCTTTTACCTCGAAGAGCTCCCCGGCGGAGCACCAAATGCTACAACCCCCCTGCTCGTCCGAGCAAGGATGACTAACTTCGACGTCCGTCGGATCCTGATCGACGAGGGTAGTTCGgttgacatcatgtactcccacctctttAAAACCCTCAAGCTTGACGACTCTCACCTCACTCCATAcgtgggttccgacctccaaggCTTCAACGGAACCACCACAAAACTTTGGGGTTACGTTGAGCTGATCGTCACGTTCGGGGAGGGAGAAGCTTCCAGACAAGTCAAGACACGCTTTTTGGTCATCGACTGCAAAACTCTCTTCAACTATATCATCGGACGACCCACCCTGGCCGAGCTCACAGCCGTCCCCTCAACCGTGGATCTCAAGATGAAGTTTTACACGAAGAGAGGATGA
- the LOC131633331 gene encoding uncharacterized protein LOC131633331, with product MARNNNNNQVPDPFHLDPLIHAAIANGQNRNRREGQESNADEQGRPRHEISQPARNEQAQIQNNEADSKDGHPTSSFTHTSQRQETQYENNHEQVDIPEDADPTTVLLLAALKKINRLIQQQSERIDKLERKRRSRSPLWRHYRSRSSSSSRSPPRRHRRRSPSSSRSPPKRYRRRRSNSRSPR from the coding sequence ATGgccagaaacaacaacaacaaccaagttcCCGATCCCTTCCACCTCGATCCACTCATTCATGCTGCCATAGCTAACGGGCAGAATCGGAACCGACGGGAAGGACAAGAGTCCAATGCTGACGAGCAAGGGAGGCCAAGGCATGAAATCTCTCAACCTGCCAGAAACGAGCAAGCTCAAATCCAAAACAACGAGGCTGACTCTAAGGACGGGCATCCCACTTCCTCCTTCACTCATACCTCCCAAAGACAAGAGACCCAGTATGAGAACAACCATGAGCAAGTCGACATCCCCGAGGATGCCGACCCTACGACCGTTCTCCTGCTCGCGGCTCTAAAAAAGATCAACCGCCTCATTCAACAACAGAGTGAACGAATTGATAagctggaaaggaagcgacgatCACGATCTCCCCTGTGGAGGCACTACCGATCACGCTCTTCCTCGTCCTCACGCTCCCCACCGAGGAGGCATCGCCGACGTTCGCCCTCATCTTCACGCTCTCCGCCTAAGAGGTATCGCCGCCGAAGATCCAACTCCCGCTCCCCTCGATGA